The Amblyraja radiata isolate CabotCenter1 chromosome 29, sAmbRad1.1.pri, whole genome shotgun sequence genomic interval gcccttcaagctagcaccgccattcaatgtgatcatggctgatcatccccaatcagtaccccattcctgccttctccccatatcccctgactccgctatctttaacagccctatcgagctctctcttgaaagtatccagagaaccggcctccaccgccctcggagaaagagaattccacggactcacaactctctgtgagaaaaaatgtttcctcgtctctaaatggcttaccccttattcttaaactgtagcccctggctctggactcccccaacatcgggaacatgtttcctgcctctagcatgtccaaacccttaataatcttatatgtttcaataagatcccctcttatccttctaaactcgagagtatacaaacccagccattccattctctcagcatagacagtctcgccatcccgggaattaaccttgtaaacctacgctgcactccctcaatagcaagaatgttgttCCTCAAATAAGGGTTCCaaacttgcacacaatactccaggtgtggtctcactcaggccatatacaactgcagaaggacctctttgctcctatactcaactcctcttgttaaaaaggccaacatgccattcactttcttcactgcctgctgtacctgcatgcttactttcattgactgatgaacatggacccccagatcccattgtacttccccttttatctgccttcctgtttttgctaccaaaatggataacctcacatttatccacatttaactgcatctgccatgcatctgtccactcacccaacttgaccaagtcaccctgcattctcatagcatcctcctcacagttcacactgccacccagctttgtgtcatctgcaaatttgctaatgttactttgaatccctttatctaaatcattgatgtatattgtaaatagctgctgtcccagcaccgagccttgtagtaccacactagtcactgcctgccattctgaaagggacccgttaatccctgctctttgtttcctgtctgccaaccaattttctatccacgtcaacactctgtccatgtcagcaccatgtgccctaattttgcccactaatctcctatgtgggaccttaccaaatgctttctgaaagtccaggtacactacatccactgcctctcctttgtccattttcctcgttacatcctcaaaaaattccagaagattagtcaagcatgatttccccttcgtaaatccaccgatcctgttactgctatccaaatacgctgctatttcatcttttataattgactccagcatcttccacacCACTGTTgttaggttaactggtctataattccctgttttctctctccagcctttcttaaaaagtgaggtaacattaactaccctccaatccacaggagctgatcctgaatttatagaacattggaaaattatcaccaatgcatccacaatttctagagccacttattttagtacgctgggatgcagaccatcaggccctggggatttatcagccttcagtcccatcagtctacccaaaaccatttcctgcctaatgtggatttccttcagttcctctgtcacccctgaTAATACAACAAATTATCAGTTATATTAGATAAccagacaataatagtgcaagccAAAATAGATAGTGCCACCCTGATATAAAGTCCAAAGTATCTTGGGGCTGAGATAGGGCTGAGTATAGGGTTATACAGGGTGGTTTGAGGATTTTGATCAaacaaaaaggctggaggaactcggcaggtgaggcagcatttgtggatggaatggacagacaattttTCACATCAGGCCCTTTTTCAGTGTGATGgagtagggggggagaaaggatgaGAAAGAAGGTGGGGCCAAGCCAAGCAAGTGATGGGGGAAACAggcaagggggagaggggtgcgtgattggcagatgggtggtgtAAGCGATAAAAACTAGAGGTGAAAAGAGAGAAAGGAGAAAGGGATAGAGGTGTATTACTTGAAACTGGATAATTCATCCCTGCACGCAGCTGTGGCCCCTTAATTCCTCAACTCAACCCACTCCCCTTTCTTACCAGATTTCACCATTTGCACCATTTTGTCCTCCACTTAATCACCTCCAGCCTCCGTTACCGTGGTCCAACCGCTTCTTACCAATCACTTGCCAGCTGCTCACTCACCCTTTTCCGTCATCTCTCCCTATCAGCTCTCTCCTCTTCACTCCCTCATAATGACAAATGTTCCCACCCGGATGGGTCGTCCGTCTATTCCCCTCCACACATgatttctgacccgctgagttcctccagcactttgttttcttgctcaagattccagtatcagcAGTCTCTTGTAACCCCACCTTGAAAATGGGCTGCAAACTACATATATCACTGGTTGTAGAGATCGTTGACTGGGGTGTAAATTGAGAGGACATTCAACAGATGAAGGCAGCATCCTCTTGCACTCTTGTGAAACCATTGATGACATCGCTGGCATTGCACAGACAGCGTTGGCATGACCAGAAAGTGACCGGGTTGTGTGCAGACTCGATCCAGCCCAAGCCCGGCTTCGGTTCGAGGCTTTCCAGCTCCGCTCCACGGGCACCGTTTCAGCCCAGCACCGGGTTGGTGTCGATGACGTACTTGGTTTAAGAGCCGGACGATCGCTCTTCATCCGATACAACAAGAGTCGAGGAAGCGGTGAACACGGGCGCGAAGGGACTAACTTGTTCAGCCGGTGAGAGAGGAGACATCGGGAGGGAGGAAGCGAGAAAGAGAGATAAGGTCAGAGAGTGGGTTAGAtttcagggggaggggggagggggggggggggggatagaaggAGGGGAGCAGGAGAATCGGGGAGAGTGCAACAGGGGCGAGTGAGATAGCAGGAGGGAGGAGTGGCGGCAGAGGGATCAGAAGGGGAGAAGGTGGAATCcggaaaggggggagggagaggaatcgCCGAGATAAAGAACCCGAGAGAGGGACTGGGACCGGGAGTAGAATGGGAGTGGGTtgttagagagagatagaggatcTTAGCGCGGCAGAGAGAGCAGGGAGAGGGAGCGGGAAAGAGGGGGCAGAAATCGGGGCGAGAGAGGGATCGCCGGACTTCAGACGGATCGTGGGGGTTGAGAGGAATCGTGGGACTTGAGCGGGACTGGGGTGAGGCAGGAGAAGTCCCGGGAGAGAAGGATCGGGGGAGAGAAAGACGTGGGTAGAGAGGGGACCTGGGGAGTGGGGGAACAGCGGGGGAGAGGGTGATTTGGGGGAGAAGGGAGTCTGAGAGAGGGGGGTCTGGGAGAGGGTGATTTGGGGAAGAGGGGGCTCTTGGAGAGGGTGATCTGGGAGAGGGGGGTCTGGGAGAGGGTGatttgggggagaagggggtctgAGAGAGGGGGGTCTGGGAGAGAGAGTGatttgggggagagggtggtcagGGAGAGGGGGACCTGGGACGGGTGACAGGAAGACTGTTCCAGgagtaagaggggggggggggtcattggcCTGGGGGCCAGGGGGCATAGAGAGACCCCGACACTCGCTGGTGCTCCCAGTCGCCCCCCTTCAGCCGCTGCCTGCCGGCGGAGAGTTGACGGGACAGAGAGAGGTCGACATGTCTGACCGAGAATGCTACTGGGACGAAGACGGAGTGCCCCTTGCGCTGAACAAAACCTACCAGTGTCTGGAAGAGTTGCTGAAGTCTCTCATTTTCCAAGGCACCGAGGTGCAGAACGACGGATCTAAACTCATCAGGATCCTGATCTCCATCGTATACACCGTGGTGTGCGCCTTGGGTCTGGTGGGCAACCTGCTGGTCCTCTATCTCCTGCAGGCCAACAAGAAGAAGTCCACCATGACCATCTTGGTCATGGGCTTGGCCGTGACCGACATCCAGTTCGTGTTGACGCTGCCTTTCTGGGCGGTGGACACGGCCATGGACTTCAGTTGGCCCTTCGGCAGAGTCATGTGTAAGGTGGTGAGTTCGGTGACCGTGATGAGCATGTACGCCAGCGTCTTCTTCCTGGCCGTCATGAGCATCACCCGCTACAGCTCGGTGTCGCAGTCTCTGAAGATGAAGAAGCGCTCCTCGCCACACTGGGACTGGTTGACTTGCATCTCCATCTGGGCGGTGGCGAGCGTGGCCACCCTCCCCCAGGCCACTTACTCCACCACCATCGTACTCCCCAGCGAAGAACTCTGCATCACCAAGTTCCCGGAACTCCACAACAACCCGCAGTTTTGGTTCGGGCTCTACCAGGCACTCAAAGTGTTGGTCGGATTCATCCTGCCCCTGGTCGTCATCTCCGCATCTTATCTCCTGCTGCTCCGCTTCATCAACAGCCAAGAAATGAGCGGCAACAACCCAAAGAGAACCTCCAGGGTCACCAAATCCGTCACCATCTTGGTGCTAACTTTCTTCATTAGTTGGTTGCCCAACCAAGCCATCACGCTCTGGAGTGCCTTCATCAAGTTGAATGTGGTCCACTTCAGCGTGGCCTTTTACAACACCCAGGCCTACGTCTTCCCCGTGACTGTCTGCCTGGCCCACAGTAACAGCTGCCTCAACCCCGTCCTCTACTGCCTGATGAGAAGAGAGTTCCGGGTCGCTGTCCGCGACCTGGTGCTGAAAGTCACCTGTGTCCGGCGTATCCGCCCGCCCAACATAAGGCAACTGCCCGTTACTATCTCCATGGCCAGGTGAGATGCCGGAGCTCCGATGTGCTCACACACTCTGTCGCCGAGCAGTTGTGGGTTTAAATGGGAGCCATGGGGCCCATACCAGCATTGCTTGAGTTCTTAATTTACTTTACATAGTTATCTGGGTCAGGGGAGATTACAGGGCGACGGTCGCTTAAGATTTAAGGTTTTCCTTCAGCAGAGCAGTGATAAATTGTACATACTTATAGAATTGTAGCatcgtgcagcatggaaacgggccatcgGTCCCAGCTCACACTCCTCCAGTGGGCACCTCCCCATTGCCCAGCATGTGGTCCATAGCCCTCTATGCCCAGGCGATTCACAGCCTCCTCTAGATACTTAAATGCATTTAAGTATCTAGATACATATAgttttatatataattatatacatttatttattatatacatatataattatatacatttaAGTATCTAGCTTATATACTTAAATTACTTAAATGCAGTAGTGACTCAGCTTCCACCCACTCCAGCATTCCAATTCACACACTCAccattctctgagtgaaaaataacTCTTCATATCCCCTCTAAATCTCTTTCCCCGTCCATAAATCTTTCCAGTGCCAGCACCTCATTCCTATAACATGGGGACCAGAACCCCATGCAATACTTCAGCTGAGACCTGACCCAATATTTTATACAATTGAAGCTCACTGCAGACTCgtactgttacatagaaacattgaaaataggtgcaggagtaggccattcggcccttcgagcctgcaccaccattcaatatgatcatggctgttgatGTTTATGTGACCATTTTACAGGCTGTAGTGTTTGTGGAGCAATATAATTTACATTAAGCTCCTGATCTTATTATGTACCATACTGCCCATCCATACATGAAAACACAGGTATCATTTCTCATTCTTAGGGCTGGTCCACCTCAGGAATCAAAAGACCAAAGA includes:
- the LOC116989722 gene encoding relaxin-3 receptor 1-like produces the protein MSDRECYWDEDGVPLALNKTYQCLEELLKSLIFQGTEVQNDGSKLIRILISIVYTVVCALGLVGNLLVLYLLQANKKKSTMTILVMGLAVTDIQFVLTLPFWAVDTAMDFSWPFGRVMCKVVSSVTVMSMYASVFFLAVMSITRYSSVSQSLKMKKRSSPHWDWLTCISIWAVASVATLPQATYSTTIVLPSEELCITKFPELHNNPQFWFGLYQALKVLVGFILPLVVISASYLLLLRFINSQEMSGNNPKRTSRVTKSVTILVLTFFISWLPNQAITLWSAFIKLNVVHFSVAFYNTQAYVFPVTVCLAHSNSCLNPVLYCLMRREFRVAVRDLVLKVTCVRRIRPPNIRQLPVTISMAR